Proteins encoded in a region of the Alosa sapidissima isolate fAloSap1 chromosome 19, fAloSap1.pri, whole genome shotgun sequence genome:
- the LOC121693244 gene encoding G-protein coupled receptor 135, translated as MDFPRNAASLGTSNTTVADNNTGTDFMEVVTLSTVLIGFGTPNSVRNYTSSGAHIQPHTPVRSTEGNSVLRGIAVAVQALLLLIIFLLSSLGNSAVVVVIIKHRQLRTVTNAFIMSLSLSDLLTAILCLPFSFVMLFSKDGMWMFGDRFCIANGFFNTCFGIISTLTMTLISFDRYYAIVRQPQEKIGRRKAIQLLVAVWLSAVIFSIPWYLVLRTSEQLMVHKRGFYHCMYVFHSGTSRMGTSYSISLIVVCYLFPFALMCFCHYNICKTVRLSEIRVRPVTTYAHLLRFYSEMRTATTVLIMIVFIIFCWGPYCLMGIITALGNYSFNPAMDTVAIWMAWANGAINPLIYVIRNPNISLLLGRSRGEGYRTRNIAAYLSTQTQSREVRTRADRIRDRYVSRHGANSRLSSSSPANGGEIAMWACKNPAVFFCRDGQPDTVSEPAVPKVETADTSL; from the coding sequence ATGGATTTCCCCAGGAACGCTGCCTCGCTCGGCACCAGCAACACCACTGTTGCGGACAACAATACTGGGACAGATTTCATGGAAGTGGTGACACTGAGCACGGTTCTGATCGGCTTTGGTACACCGAACAGCGTCAGGAACTACACGAGTTCAGGCGCACACATCCAACCACACACCCCCGTGAGGAGTACCGAGGGGAATTCGGTCCTCCGTGGTATAGCTGTAGCCGTGCAAGCGCTGTTGCTCCTTATCATTTTCCTTCTCTCCAGTTTGGGTAACTCTGCAGTGGTTGTAGTTATAATCAAACATAGACAACTGAGGACCGTGACTAATGCGTTCATCatgtctctctccctatctgatTTGCTGACGGCCATTCTTTGTTTACCTTTTTCCTTTGTGATGCTTTTTAGTAAAGATGGCATGTGGATGTTTGGGGACCGTTTCTGCATTGCAAATGGTTTTTTCAACACTTGCTTCGGCATTATCTCTACCCTTACGATGACGCTCATCTCATTTGACAGATACTATGCCATTGTGCGACAGCCACAAGAAAAGATAGGCAGGCGGAAGGCCATTCAGCTGTTGGTAGCTGTGTGGTTGTCGGCGGTAATTTTCTCCATTCCCTGGTACCTGGTATTACGAACATCAGAGCAGCTGATGGTTCACAAGAGGGGCTTCTACCATTGCATGTATGTGTTCCACTCTGGCACATCTCGAATGGGAACTTCTTACAGCATATCTCTCATTGTGGTGTGCTACCTCTTCCCCTTCGCCCTCATGTGTTTTTGTCACTACAACATCTGTAAAACGGTCCGCTTGTCGGAGATAAGGGTGCGGCCAGTGACCACGTACGCACACCTGCTCCGCTTTTACAGTGAAATGCGCACGGCCACCACTGTGCTCATTATGATCGTGTTCATCATCTTTTGCTGGGGTCCATACTGTCTCATGGGAATCATCACCGCCTTGGGCAATTATTCGTTCAACCCGGCCATGGACACGGTCGCCATCTGGATGGCCTGGGCGAACGGTGCCATAAACCCGTTGATATATGTCATACGGAACCCTAACATATCCTTGCTGCTGGGTCGAAGTCGAGGGGAGGGCTACAGGACTAGAAACATAGCTGCGTATCTGTCAACCCAAACACAGAGCCGTGAGGTCAGAACGAGAGCAGATCGGATTCGGGACAGATACGTGAGTAGGCACGGAGCCAACAGCAGGCTCTCCTCCTCGAGCCCGGCGAACGGGGGAGAGATTGCCATGTGGGCCTGCAAAAATCCAGCCGTGTTCTTCTGTCGAGACGGCCAACCTGACACTGTGTCCGAACCAGCAGTGCCCAAAGTGGAGACCGCTGACACAAGtctgtag